The Synergistes jonesii genome includes a region encoding these proteins:
- the hcp gene encoding hydroxylamine reductase produces MNGKMFCFQCEQTAGGTGCTVNGVCGKKFDTAGLQDELTGALIGMSLAVEKYGPNADTDRLMLEGLFTTVTNVNFDNGSIAELTAEVRRATAALAPSCSHGCGGCGGAEEYDMKALWDADADIRSLKSLILFGLRGMAAYAYHAYVLGYVDRKVKNFFYEALVAVAKEETMDALLPLVLKVGEVNFACMELLDRANTETFGKPEPTQVSFKVEKGPFIVITGHDLRDLAMLLEQTKDKGVNVYTHGEMLPANAYPELKKYPHLKGNFGTAWQNQQKEFDGIPAPILFTTNCLMPPRPSYSDRVFTTEVVSFPGLTHIGAEKDFTPVIQKALELGGYAEDKEFTGINGGKCTTTGFGHDAVLSVAGAVIDAVKSGAVKHFFLVGGCDGMKPGRNYYTEFVEKAPKDTIILTLACGKYRFNDLDLGDIGGIPRLLDMGQCNDAYSALRVATALADAFKCGVNELPLSLVLSWYEQKAVCILLTLLHLGIKNILLGPSLPAFVSPNVLNFLVEHYGIAPISTPEEDLKKLLA; encoded by the coding sequence ATGAACGGGAAAATGTTTTGCTTTCAGTGCGAGCAGACGGCGGGGGGCACGGGCTGCACTGTGAACGGGGTATGCGGGAAGAAATTCGATACGGCCGGGCTTCAGGATGAACTGACCGGCGCGCTTATCGGAATGTCGCTGGCGGTGGAGAAGTACGGGCCTAACGCCGATACGGACAGGCTGATGCTCGAAGGGCTCTTCACGACGGTGACGAACGTGAATTTCGACAATGGCTCGATAGCGGAGCTGACAGCCGAGGTGCGCCGCGCGACGGCCGCGCTCGCTCCCTCCTGCTCGCACGGCTGCGGCGGATGCGGCGGCGCCGAAGAGTACGACATGAAGGCGCTCTGGGACGCCGACGCGGACATCCGCTCGCTCAAATCGCTGATACTCTTCGGGCTGCGCGGCATGGCGGCCTACGCCTATCACGCGTACGTGCTCGGCTACGTCGACAGGAAGGTCAAGAATTTCTTCTACGAAGCGCTTGTTGCCGTTGCGAAAGAGGAGACTATGGATGCTCTGCTGCCGCTCGTGTTGAAGGTCGGCGAGGTCAACTTCGCCTGCATGGAGCTTTTGGACAGGGCCAACACGGAGACCTTCGGAAAGCCCGAGCCTACTCAGGTATCGTTCAAGGTGGAGAAGGGACCCTTTATCGTCATTACCGGGCACGACCTGCGCGACCTCGCTATGCTGCTCGAACAGACGAAGGATAAAGGCGTCAACGTCTACACGCACGGCGAAATGCTGCCGGCGAACGCCTATCCCGAGCTCAAAAAATATCCGCATCTTAAGGGCAACTTCGGCACCGCCTGGCAGAATCAGCAGAAGGAGTTCGACGGCATCCCGGCGCCGATCCTATTCACTACCAACTGCCTCATGCCGCCGCGTCCGTCGTACTCCGACCGCGTTTTCACGACGGAAGTCGTCTCCTTCCCCGGCCTGACGCACATCGGCGCCGAAAAGGATTTCACGCCGGTGATCCAGAAGGCGCTCGAACTCGGCGGCTACGCCGAGGACAAGGAATTCACGGGAATCAACGGAGGCAAATGCACGACGACCGGCTTCGGGCACGACGCTGTGCTCTCGGTCGCCGGCGCGGTGATCGACGCGGTCAAATCCGGCGCGGTGAAGCACTTCTTCCTCGTCGGCGGCTGCGACGGTATGAAGCCGGGACGCAACTACTACACCGAATTTGTGGAGAAGGCGCCGAAGGATACGATAATCCTTACGCTCGCCTGCGGGAAGTACCGCTTCAACGACCTCGACCTCGGCGATATCGGCGGCATCCCGAGGCTTCTCGACATGGGGCAGTGCAACGACGCCTACAGCGCGCTGCGCGTCGCGACGGCGCTCGCCGACGCGTTCAAATGCGGCGTGAACGAGCTGCCGCTGTCGCTCGTCCTCTCATGGTACGAGCAGAAAGCGGTGTGCATCCTTCTTACGCTGCTGCACTTAGGCATAAAGAACATCCTGCTCGGACCGTCGCTCCCGGCGTTCGTCTCGCCTAACGTGTTGAACTTCCTCGTCGAACATTACGGCATAGCGCCCATATCGACGCCTGAAGAGGATCTGAAAAAGCTGCTCGCTTAA
- a CDS encoding HD domain-containing protein, producing the protein MYSTDKTEKWFDSYVDGFRKDGRLLPLQELKRKHSRRVMALACAIAESLEWNEENDAWFAHAAGLLHDTARFSQCRDFGTFSDRASFDHGDRGAEILDAEFDWEGIADADRKKLLTAVRCHNKIEIPSNMPLSTYRWCALVRDADKIDVYRFIQHSIEKGNISEVLPRHGKAAEISPQLVEEVRERGRGSYENAHSLQDFRLVQLTWALDLNYPVSAVTLREEGVFDKIAEELKGFGIDDVVEALMRKINGM; encoded by the coding sequence ATGTATTCGACGGACAAAACGGAAAAGTGGTTCGACTCCTACGTCGACGGCTTCAGGAAGGATGGGAGGCTGCTGCCGCTTCAGGAACTGAAAAGAAAGCACAGCAGAAGGGTCATGGCGCTGGCCTGCGCGATCGCCGAGTCGCTCGAATGGAACGAGGAGAACGACGCCTGGTTCGCCCACGCGGCGGGCCTGCTGCACGACACCGCGCGCTTTTCTCAGTGCCGCGACTTCGGCACCTTCTCGGACCGTGCGAGCTTCGACCACGGAGACAGGGGCGCGGAGATACTGGACGCGGAATTCGACTGGGAAGGCATAGCCGACGCGGACAGGAAAAAACTTCTGACCGCGGTACGCTGCCATAATAAGATAGAGATACCTTCAAACATGCCCCTTTCGACGTACCGCTGGTGCGCCCTCGTGCGCGACGCCGACAAGATAGACGTCTACCGCTTCATACAGCATAGCATAGAAAAAGGGAACATCTCCGAAGTGCTGCCGCGGCACGGGAAGGCCGCGGAGATTTCTCCGCAGCTCGTCGAAGAAGTGCGCGAAAGGGGGCGCGGCTCCTACGAGAACGCGCACTCTCTGCAGGACTTCCGATTGGTACAGCTGACGTGGGCCCTCGACCTGAACTATCCCGTCTCAGCCGTCACGCTGAGAGAAGAGGGCGTTTTCGACAAAATAGCGGAAGAGCTGAAGGGCTTCGGCATAGACGACGTCGTCGAAGCGCTGATGAGAAAAATCAACGGGATGTAA
- a CDS encoding pyridoxamine 5'-phosphate oxidase family protein, whose translation MEEVYKFLKENPVFYVATMDGDQPRVRPFGVVALFEGKLYLQTGNVKPVYKQMTANPKIELCTTSKDGAKWLRVAATVVHDGRVEARRHMLDENPELRKLYSEEDGVGEVLYLKDATATFYSFTAAPKTVKF comes from the coding sequence ATGGAAGAAGTCTACAAATTTTTGAAAGAAAATCCTGTCTTTTACGTGGCGACGATGGACGGCGACCAGCCGAGGGTGCGTCCCTTCGGCGTAGTCGCGCTGTTCGAGGGTAAGCTCTATCTTCAGACGGGGAACGTCAAGCCCGTTTATAAGCAGATGACGGCTAACCCGAAAATAGAGCTCTGCACGACCTCAAAGGACGGCGCGAAGTGGCTGCGCGTCGCGGCGACGGTCGTACATGACGGCAGGGTCGAAGCGCGCCGCCATATGCTCGACGAGAACCCGGAGCTGCGGAAGCTCTACTCCGAGGAGGACGGAGTCGGCGAGGTCCTTTATCTGAAGGATGCGACGGCGACGTTCTATTCGTTCACTGCGGCGCCGAAAACGGTAAAATTCTAA
- a CDS encoding transketolase, protein MKLTEEIRNFKAEAISEAGAAELREAARDARVWAVAATSAAKSGHPAGALSSMDIYITLLGAANVSPELADSPERDRIVVSHGHTSAGFYAALAEYGFFPAHEMAANFRRAGSPYQGHVERCVPGVDWGTGNLGQGLAAGVGFALAARARGSNYHTWVVMGDGEQVKGQLAEARRIAMKEKLTNLTAIVDWNDIQISGRLEEVMPADIPALWAADGWRVIKCRGHDCCEIYKALKEAKNSAVPAVVLCKTTMGKGVSFMEDVADYHGKPAAGEKLEQALKELGSDVSLFDALLEERKGAMPKGRSVTHEKPVLCTGRPHTYTKEDKKDNRWAFGRTLAEVGELNYKKPGSTPILVFDCDLAGSVRVDGFAKACPENFIEAGIQEHATATAAGAASAAGVVSVWADFGVFGSDEVYNQQRLNDINRAGVKTVLTHTGLDVGEDGMTHQCIDYVGLFANTYGWNVVVPADPNQTDRATRWMLAQPGNICLAMGRSPLPVILDEKGEPFYGGDYEFRDGKIDLLRGGKDAVVLAMGHLAGRAVEAAEALAEEGISVKVLHCATPLTMDKERLFAEVGDMPLVSCEDHNAQTGIGNIAAAAFARAGKALKIKSMGVTRYGLSGRNTDVLADMGLCAEGIAAAVREILK, encoded by the coding sequence ATGAAGCTAACGGAAGAGATACGAAATTTCAAGGCGGAAGCGATCAGCGAAGCCGGCGCCGCCGAGCTTCGCGAAGCGGCGCGCGACGCGCGCGTGTGGGCCGTCGCGGCGACGTCGGCGGCGAAGAGCGGGCATCCCGCCGGAGCGCTTTCGTCTATGGATATTTATATCACGCTGCTCGGCGCGGCCAACGTGTCGCCCGAGCTCGCCGATTCGCCTGAACGCGACCGCATCGTCGTGAGCCACGGGCATACGTCGGCGGGCTTTTACGCGGCGCTGGCCGAGTACGGCTTCTTTCCGGCGCATGAGATGGCGGCGAACTTCCGCCGCGCGGGCAGCCCTTATCAGGGTCACGTCGAGCGCTGCGTCCCCGGCGTCGACTGGGGCACCGGCAACCTCGGACAGGGGCTGGCCGCCGGCGTAGGCTTCGCGCTCGCGGCCCGCGCGCGCGGCTCTAACTATCACACGTGGGTAGTGATGGGCGACGGCGAACAGGTAAAGGGGCAGCTCGCCGAGGCGCGCAGAATCGCGATGAAGGAAAAGCTGACCAACCTTACGGCGATCGTCGACTGGAACGACATACAGATAAGCGGCCGTCTGGAAGAGGTCATGCCCGCCGACATCCCCGCGCTCTGGGCGGCCGACGGATGGCGCGTGATAAAATGCCGCGGGCACGACTGCTGTGAGATATATAAGGCGCTTAAGGAAGCGAAAAATTCCGCCGTTCCCGCCGTCGTGCTCTGCAAAACGACGATGGGCAAAGGCGTCTCCTTCATGGAGGACGTCGCCGATTACCATGGGAAGCCGGCCGCCGGAGAGAAGTTGGAGCAGGCGCTGAAGGAGCTCGGGAGCGACGTTTCGCTGTTTGACGCGCTGCTCGAAGAGCGCAAAGGCGCGATGCCGAAGGGGCGCAGTGTGACGCATGAAAAGCCCGTGCTCTGCACCGGCAGGCCGCACACCTACACGAAGGAAGACAAAAAGGACAACCGCTGGGCGTTCGGAAGGACCCTCGCGGAGGTGGGGGAGCTCAACTATAAAAAGCCGGGCTCGACGCCCATCCTCGTATTCGACTGCGACCTCGCGGGCTCCGTGAGGGTCGACGGCTTTGCGAAGGCCTGCCCGGAGAACTTCATCGAAGCCGGCATTCAGGAGCACGCGACCGCGACCGCGGCCGGCGCTGCGTCGGCCGCCGGGGTAGTCTCGGTGTGGGCCGACTTCGGAGTATTCGGCAGCGACGAGGTCTACAACCAGCAGAGGCTGAACGACATCAACCGCGCCGGGGTGAAAACGGTCCTCACCCACACCGGCCTCGACGTGGGAGAAGACGGCATGACTCACCAGTGCATCGACTATGTCGGCCTCTTCGCGAACACGTACGGCTGGAACGTCGTCGTGCCCGCCGACCCGAATCAGACGGACCGCGCGACGCGCTGGATGCTCGCGCAGCCCGGCAACATCTGCCTCGCTATGGGGCGCAGCCCGCTTCCGGTGATTCTCGACGAAAAGGGCGAGCCTTTCTACGGCGGGGATTACGAATTCCGCGACGGGAAGATAGACCTGCTCCGCGGCGGCAAGGACGCCGTCGTGCTTGCGATGGGGCATCTGGCCGGGCGCGCCGTCGAAGCGGCGGAAGCCTTAGCCGAAGAGGGGATAAGCGTCAAGGTGCTGCACTGCGCGACGCCTCTGACGATGGATAAGGAGCGGCTTTTCGCGGAGGTCGGGGATATGCCATTAGTCAGCTGCGAAGACCACAACGCGCAGACGGGCATAGGCAATATCGCGGCCGCCGCGTTCGCGCGCGCCGGCAAAGCGCTGAAGATCAAAAGCATGGGCGTCACGCGCTACGGCCTCTCTGGGCGCAACACGGACGTGCTCGCCGACATGGGGCTCTGCGCCGAGGGGATAGCGGCGGCGGTCAGGGAAATCCTTAAATGA
- a CDS encoding Crp/Fnr family transcriptional regulator, producing MRENIDVIKNSRLFAGIAEESIAAMLNCLSVRCEKFSKNDFIMRDGKHTDSLGMLLSGAALVIREDYMGNRNIIANVAPGEIFAESYVCAEGAPLGVSVTAAKPSSVMFLGARRVLSVCSSACEFHLRIVRNLLSVLAEKNLSFSDKLTHVAYRTIRGKVLSYLHARSQAAGADEFEIPFDRQELADYLFVDRSALSAELGKLRAEGLIDFRKNRFSLKR from the coding sequence ATGAGGGAAAACATCGACGTAATAAAAAATTCGCGGCTTTTCGCCGGCATCGCCGAGGAGAGCATAGCGGCGATGCTGAACTGTCTCTCGGTAAGATGCGAAAAATTTTCCAAGAACGACTTCATCATGCGAGACGGGAAGCATACCGATTCGCTGGGCATGCTGCTCTCCGGCGCGGCGCTCGTGATACGAGAGGACTACATGGGCAACAGGAACATCATCGCCAACGTCGCCCCGGGAGAAATATTTGCGGAGAGCTACGTATGCGCGGAGGGCGCTCCGCTCGGCGTCAGCGTCACCGCCGCCAAGCCTTCGTCGGTGATGTTCCTCGGCGCGCGCCGCGTGCTCTCCGTCTGCTCCTCCGCCTGCGAATTCCATCTGCGCATCGTGCGCAACCTGCTCTCCGTGCTCGCCGAAAAAAATCTCAGCTTCAGCGACAAGCTGACGCACGTCGCCTACCGTACCATCCGCGGCAAGGTGCTCTCATACCTCCACGCACGCTCGCAGGCCGCCGGCGCGGACGAATTCGAGATTCCCTTCGACAGGCAGGAGCTCGCAGACTATCTCTTCGTCGACAGAAGCGCGCTCTCGGCGGAGCTCGGCAAACTGCGCGCCGAAGGGCTGATCGATTTCCGCAAAAACCGCTTCTCGCTCAAGCGCTGA
- a CDS encoding ATP-binding protein — MRRRIIEIDEEKCNGCGACAEACHEGAIAMVGGKAKLVRDDYCDGLGDCLPQCPTGAISFVEREAKPYDSAAVSAAKAEKGGMPFGCPGARSRAIEREEEAEPRVRESGVASRLSQWPVQIKLAPVNAPYFNGAKLLIAADCTAFARADFHERFIKGRVTLIGCPKLDGVDYSEKLAEIIAENDIKSVTVVRMEVPCCGGIEAAAKKALQASGKFIPWQVVTLGINGEIEE, encoded by the coding sequence GTGAGAAGAAGGATAATCGAGATAGATGAAGAAAAATGCAACGGCTGCGGAGCCTGCGCCGAAGCGTGCCATGAGGGCGCCATAGCGATGGTGGGGGGGAAGGCGAAGCTGGTGCGCGACGACTACTGCGACGGCCTCGGCGACTGCCTGCCGCAGTGCCCGACGGGAGCCATAAGCTTCGTCGAGCGCGAAGCGAAACCCTACGACAGCGCCGCGGTGAGCGCCGCTAAAGCGGAGAAGGGGGGAATGCCCTTCGGCTGCCCGGGCGCGCGCTCCCGCGCCATAGAGCGCGAAGAAGAGGCGGAGCCTCGGGTGCGCGAAAGCGGCGTCGCCTCGCGCCTCTCCCAGTGGCCTGTGCAGATAAAGTTAGCGCCGGTGAACGCGCCGTATTTTAACGGCGCGAAGCTGCTGATCGCCGCGGACTGCACGGCGTTCGCGAGGGCGGACTTTCACGAGCGCTTCATAAAGGGGCGCGTGACGCTGATAGGCTGCCCGAAGCTGGACGGCGTCGATTATTCGGAGAAGCTGGCGGAGATCATCGCGGAGAACGATATAAAGAGCGTGACGGTCGTCAGGATGGAGGTGCCCTGTTGCGGCGGCATCGAGGCGGCCGCAAAGAAGGCGCTGCAGGCGAGCGGAAAATTTATCCCGTGGCAGGTCGTGACGCTCGGGATAAACGGCGAAATAGAGGAATAA
- the rd gene encoding rubredoxin, producing MKKYVCTVCGYVYDPEIGDPDNGIAPGTAFEDIPEGWVCPVCGVGKDMFE from the coding sequence ATGAAGAAATACGTCTGCACGGTATGCGGTTATGTATATGATCCCGAAATAGGCGACCCCGACAACGGAATAGCTCCGGGCACGGCCTTCGAAGACATCCCCGAAGGCTGGGTCTGCCCCGTCTGCGGCGTCGGCAAGGATATGTTCGAATAA
- a CDS encoding M24 family metallopeptidase: MCDNILRRTEKLAERLRERRADAFVAIADEGANWESLFYLSGFRGTSGALVVYSDGEGELYLDGRYSAQGKEQSPHRICGIKEGAVKDAAEELKRRGVEKILCEEEKTFHRTWEELLSLSGAQAEDGGEIIRELRRKKDDGEIRAIKKAAAIGAKAFIDTLAQSGAGMREKEFEALLNYNICAAGGAPGFDMIVASGVRSVMPHGRAGDKPMERGEWVTVDFGARWNGYFCDITRNFSIGEPGPEARALHSLIAKAHGEAAAMLRAGVSGMAAHEKAAGIFRAAGKEEYFTHSLGHSFGLEIHEAPCLSPRRNDSLRDGDVVTVEPGLYIPGFGGMRLEDDYLITRDGAERLTADLPQEFFSI, encoded by the coding sequence ATGTGCGATAACATACTGCGCCGCACCGAAAAGCTTGCCGAAAGGCTGCGCGAGCGCCGTGCGGACGCTTTCGTCGCAATAGCGGACGAGGGCGCGAATTGGGAGAGCCTCTTCTACTTGAGCGGATTTCGCGGGACCTCCGGCGCGCTCGTCGTATATTCGGACGGAGAGGGCGAGCTCTATCTCGACGGGCGCTATTCGGCTCAGGGGAAAGAGCAGTCCCCGCATAGGATATGCGGGATAAAGGAGGGCGCCGTGAAGGACGCGGCCGAAGAGCTGAAGAGGCGCGGCGTTGAAAAAATACTCTGCGAAGAGGAAAAGACCTTTCATAGGACGTGGGAGGAGCTGCTTTCGCTTTCCGGAGCGCAGGCCGAGGACGGCGGCGAGATAATACGCGAGCTGCGCCGGAAAAAGGACGACGGCGAGATCCGCGCGATAAAAAAGGCCGCCGCGATAGGTGCGAAGGCCTTTATCGACACGCTCGCGCAAAGCGGCGCGGGGATGAGGGAAAAAGAATTCGAAGCCCTGCTCAACTACAACATCTGCGCGGCCGGCGGCGCGCCAGGCTTCGACATGATCGTAGCCTCCGGCGTCCGCAGCGTGATGCCTCACGGCCGCGCCGGCGACAAGCCGATGGAAAGGGGAGAGTGGGTCACGGTGGACTTCGGCGCGCGCTGGAACGGATACTTCTGCGACATCACGAGGAACTTTTCGATAGGCGAGCCGGGCCCCGAAGCGCGCGCTCTCCACTCCCTGATCGCGAAGGCTCACGGCGAAGCCGCCGCGATGCTGCGCGCCGGAGTTTCCGGAATGGCCGCGCACGAAAAAGCGGCGGGGATATTCAGAGCCGCAGGTAAAGAAGAGTACTTCACTCACAGCCTCGGGCACTCCTTCGGGCTCGAGATACACGAGGCGCCCTGCCTTTCGCCGCGCCGCAACGACTCGCTGCGCGACGGAGACGTCGTTACGGTAGAGCCGGGGCTCTACATTCCGGGCTTCGGAGGGATGCGGCTGGAAGACGACTACCTCATAACGAGGGACGGAGCGGAGCGGCTGACAGCCGATCTGCCGCAGGAATTTTTTAGTATTTGA
- a CDS encoding AIR synthase related protein, whose amino-acid sequence MDNQCEKELPSGKLSPAALKRSVLSYKGLERSELLIGPGVGEDAAVIRWPEGKYMVFASDPIVGAERGAGRLLVRINANDIASKGGEPAYLAVTLVLPPSMGEEGAARIMREIDEECRAEGIAVAGGHTEFNDRYDRPVIMGALVGCADRVMRASDISQGDVLIVTKHIGIEGMSIVAADRPELLSPFMSEGEISQVLSWAEMTSVLPESRILRKYAKFMHDPTEGGFSGGLGEICTLCGLRAEVDESCVPVHRLTKRAAEKLGFDPLRLIASGALLAVLPENSVNAALAELKGAGIDAAVAGSMGARLDYPLPEPKEELWRLLKMGKENVR is encoded by the coding sequence GTGGATAACCAGTGTGAAAAGGAACTCCCATCCGGCAAGCTCTCGCCGGCGGCGCTGAAGCGCAGCGTGCTCTCCTACAAAGGCTTAGAGCGCTCCGAGCTGCTCATCGGCCCGGGCGTCGGCGAGGACGCGGCCGTCATCAGATGGCCGGAGGGGAAATATATGGTCTTCGCCTCTGATCCGATAGTCGGAGCGGAGCGCGGCGCCGGACGCCTGCTCGTGCGCATAAACGCCAACGATATAGCGTCGAAGGGCGGAGAGCCGGCCTACCTCGCGGTCACTCTCGTGCTGCCCCCGTCGATGGGGGAAGAGGGCGCGGCGCGCATAATGCGCGAGATAGACGAAGAGTGCCGCGCCGAAGGGATAGCGGTCGCCGGCGGGCACACCGAATTCAATGACCGCTACGACCGCCCCGTGATAATGGGAGCGCTCGTAGGCTGCGCCGATAGAGTGATGCGCGCCTCTGACATATCCCAGGGCGACGTGCTGATAGTCACGAAACACATAGGCATAGAGGGGATGTCGATAGTCGCGGCGGACCGACCGGAGCTCCTGTCGCCCTTCATGAGCGAAGGGGAAATTTCCCAAGTGCTCTCGTGGGCGGAGATGACCTCCGTGCTGCCCGAGTCGCGCATACTGCGCAAATACGCCAAATTCATGCACGACCCGACGGAGGGGGGCTTTTCCGGCGGCCTCGGCGAGATATGCACGCTCTGCGGCCTTCGCGCGGAGGTCGACGAGAGCTGCGTCCCCGTCCATCGGCTGACTAAGCGCGCGGCGGAAAAGCTCGGCTTCGACCCGCTGCGGCTGATAGCGTCCGGCGCGCTGCTGGCCGTCCTCCCGGAGAATTCTGTAAACGCCGCGCTCGCGGAGCTGAAGGGTGCGGGGATAGACGCCGCCGTCGCGGGGAGCATGGGCGCGCGGCTCGATTATCCACTGCCGGAGCCGAAAGAAGAGCTCTGGCGCCTTTTGAAGATGGGCAAAGAAAATGTGCGATAA
- a CDS encoding epoxyqueuosine reductase QueH: protein MSGGKLLLHICCAPDATIPWPALLEEGYDAAGYFYGGNVQPREEYERRAAALRTLAEKERGEVFFAPYDAKAWFDAVRGLEDEPERGRRCAKCFALQLEAAAEYGAANGFTHLCTTLTISPHKDVGLINGIGARTAAAHGLVWLERVWRKNDGFRRSVVRSKELGLYRQNYCGCAFSSNGAALRNRDDRRG, encoded by the coding sequence TTGAGCGGCGGAAAACTGCTCCTTCATATATGCTGCGCGCCGGACGCGACGATACCGTGGCCCGCCCTCCTCGAAGAGGGTTACGACGCGGCCGGCTACTTTTACGGCGGCAACGTACAGCCGCGCGAAGAGTACGAAAGGCGCGCCGCGGCGCTGAGGACTCTTGCGGAAAAGGAGCGCGGCGAAGTGTTTTTCGCACCGTACGACGCGAAGGCGTGGTTCGACGCCGTGCGCGGACTGGAGGACGAGCCGGAGCGCGGCAGGCGCTGCGCGAAGTGCTTCGCGCTGCAGCTGGAGGCGGCCGCGGAGTACGGCGCGGCAAACGGCTTCACGCACCTCTGCACGACGCTCACGATAAGCCCGCACAAGGACGTCGGGCTGATAAACGGGATCGGCGCGCGCACGGCCGCCGCTCACGGGCTCGTATGGCTCGAAAGAGTGTGGCGCAAAAACGACGGCTTCCGGCGTTCGGTCGTGCGCTCGAAGGAACTCGGCCTTTACAGGCAGAACTACTGCGGCTGCGCCTTTTCGTCGAACGGCGCGGCTTTGCGAAACAGAGATGATAGACGTGGATAA
- a CDS encoding tRNA (adenine-N1)-methyltransferase produces MIQEGELVLIWHPKKGDSFLVRMRHGMVQGTHFGELKHSDLMLHDFGEGLRTPKGELYYLLRPTLGEYTRRIKRQTQIVFPKESGFIIEHLNIFPGCTVVECGTGSGSLCCAFAHFVGDGGRVCTYDRRPEFSELARKNAEKWGVAHRIEFNVRSLDEGFKERGADAVFLDVPNPWDYVDKAYEALSPGNRLGILVPTANQISETLRALQDFGFADAQVLEILLRYYKTEPNRIRPMDVMVGHTGYLIFAAKTLPPAEAEPDKEPDAAEPAVAGEAPDGGAAEEEAEG; encoded by the coding sequence ATGATTCAGGAGGGCGAGCTCGTACTCATCTGGCACCCGAAGAAGGGGGACAGCTTCCTCGTAAGGATGCGGCACGGGATGGTTCAGGGGACTCACTTCGGCGAGCTGAAACATTCCGATCTTATGCTGCACGACTTCGGCGAAGGGCTCCGCACGCCCAAGGGCGAGCTCTACTATCTGCTGCGCCCGACGCTCGGCGAATACACGCGCCGCATAAAGAGGCAGACGCAGATAGTCTTCCCGAAGGAGTCCGGCTTCATCATCGAGCATCTGAACATCTTCCCCGGCTGCACCGTCGTCGAATGCGGCACCGGCTCCGGCAGCCTTTGCTGCGCCTTCGCGCATTTCGTCGGCGACGGCGGAAGGGTCTGCACATACGACCGGCGGCCGGAATTTTCCGAGCTTGCGAGAAAGAACGCCGAGAAGTGGGGCGTCGCCCACAGGATAGAGTTCAACGTGCGCTCTCTCGACGAAGGCTTCAAGGAGCGCGGCGCCGACGCCGTCTTCCTCGACGTGCCTAACCCCTGGGACTACGTCGACAAAGCTTACGAGGCGCTGTCTCCCGGCAATCGCCTGGGGATACTCGTGCCGACGGCGAATCAGATATCCGAAACGCTGCGCGCTCTTCAGGATTTCGGCTTCGCCGACGCGCAGGTGCTTGAGATACTCCTCCGCTACTACAAGACGGAGCCGAACAGGATCCGCCCGATGGATGTGATGGTCGGGCACACGGGCTATCTGATATTCGCGGCCAAGACCCTGCCGCCGGCGGAGGCCGAGCCGGATAAAGAGCCTGACGCGGCCGAGCCCGCCGTAGCCGGCGAAGCTCCGGACGGCGGGGCGGCGGAGGAAGAGGCGGAAGGTTGA